One segment of Panicum virgatum strain AP13 chromosome 3K, P.virgatum_v5, whole genome shotgun sequence DNA contains the following:
- the LOC120698010 gene encoding type IV inositol polyphosphate 5-phosphatase 3-like, with protein sequence MLGWRLGRGAAAVVRMASSSSSLPSLPRLSIPAHRAHHEATMAASQPSLGASRILRNGGGRQMQDLVMQRWAEMVLCCGADWGCVPQLWNRVVLRKWLNIGAGSGDSDFSADERSDGEADREDLPGWKCELCNEERILAGLGASTTGSNDVPYRLRRHRSEILRAQYVDVRELRICLGTWNVGGRFPPIDLDIEEWLDMEDPADIYVIGFQEIVPLNAGNIFGAEDNRPVSVWEQIIRETLNKNFSDKSRFKCHSDPSSASRFNTSDAALSMEHESLSGSDNDSDGELQPLIEQGHDCRLQDKTDENFEAFPEEGLDKRVKRERPEFVRMISKQMVGIFLSIWVRRSLRKHIQNLRVSTVGVGAMGYIGNKGSISVSMSIHQTPFCFVCCHLAAGEKDGDDLKRNSNVEEILRRTVFNPVHTVGMPMRIHDHERIIWLGDLNYRIDLSYERAHELISKQDWDGLFERDQLKRELRKGCTFDGWFEGVISFPPTYKYEFDSGSYVNDESKSGRRTPAWCDRILSYGKGIRLLSYKRGELTLSDHRPVTAVYLAEVEVFRRRKLRRALTFTNAEVEHYLSSQDDGLSEPKSL encoded by the exons gcCGCGGCTATCCATCCCGGCTCACCGAGCACACCACGAGGCAACCATGGCTGCTTCGCAGCCTTCGCTCGGCGCCTCGCGGATTCTGCGTAACGGCGGAGGGAGGCAGATGCAG GATCTTGTGATGCAGAGGTGGGCCGAGATGGTGTTGTGTTGTGGCGCGGATTGGGGATGCGTGCCGCAGCTGTGGAACAGGGTGGTTCTTCGCAAGTGGCTTAACATCGGCGCGGGGTCCGGGGACTCCGACTTCAGCGCCGACGAGCGCTCCGACGGCGAGGCCGACCGCGAAG ACCTGCCTGGTTGGAAGTGTGAACTATGTAATGAAGAAAGGATATTAGCTGGATTGGGTGCAAGCACGACTG GTTCGAATGATGTACCTTACAGGCTTAGAAGGCACAGATCAGAGATCCTTCGTGCTCAGTATGTTGATGTTAGAGAACTCAG GATCTGCTTGGGGACTTGGAATGTTGGAGGAAGATTTCCACCCATTGACTTAGATATTGAAGAATGGTTGGATATGGAGGATCCAGCTGATATTTATGTTATTGG ATTTCAAGAGATCGTTCCACTCAATGCTGGGAACATATTTGGTGCTGAAGACAATCGTCCAGTTTCTGTATGGGAGCAAATCATTCGTGAAACTTTGAATAAGAATTTTTCAGATAAATCAAGGTTTAAATGTCATAGTGATCCTTCTTCAGCGTCAAGATTCAATACATCAGATGCAGCTCTTTCCATGGAACATGAATCGCTTAGTGGGTCCGACAATGATAGTGATGGGGAACTTCAGCCGTTGATTGAGCAAGGCCATGATTGTCGACTTCAAGATAAAACAGATGAGAATTTTGAAGCTTTTCCAGAAGAGGGTTTAGATAAGAGAGTAAAAAGGGAAAGGCCAGAATTTGTACGGATGATAAGTAAGCAAATGGTGGGAATATTTCTTTCGATTTGGGTTCGGAGAAGCCTGCGGAAGCACATTCAGAATTTGAGAGTATCAACTGTTGGTGTAGGCGCGATGGGTTATATTGGTAACAAG GGATCAATATCAGTCAGCATGTCTATACATCAGACTCCTTTCTGCTTTGTTTGTTGCCACCTGGCTGCTGGTGAAAAAGATGGAGATGACCTAAAAAGGAATTCAAATGTCGAAGAAATACTTCGAAGAACAGTGTTTAACCCAGTCCATACTGTAGGCATGCCTATGAGAATACATGACCATGA AAGGATTATATGGTTAGGAGACCTCAACTATCGGATTGACTTATCCTATGAAAGGGCACATGAACTAATCTCCAAACAGGACTGGGATGGATTGTTCGAGAGGGATCAG CTGAAAAGAGAATTGAGGAAAGGATGCACATTTGACGGCTGGTTTGAAGGAGTTATCAGCTTTCCTCCAACATATAAGTATGAGTTTGACTCAGGAAGCTATGTAAACGATGAGAGTAAATCTGGGAGAAGAACTCCTGCATG GTGTGACCGCATTCTTTCATATGGAAAGGGAATCAGGCTACTTTCCTACAAGAGGGGGGAGCTTACACTTTCCGATCACCGCCCTGTCACTGCAGTTTACTTGGCTGAGGTTGAAGTTTTCCGCCGTAGAAAGCTGCGGAGGGCTCTAACATTCACTAATGCAGAGGTTGAGCACTACCTATCATCCCAGGACGACGGGCTTTCTGAACCAAAAAGTCTTTGA
- the LOC120698012 gene encoding probable choline kinase 2, whose translation MAPKESEQSPAEAAPAPAERSIPEEARLLLRELAAEWEDVAGCGREPEVVPLKGAMTNEVYQARWPAGGEEREARTVLVRVYGEGVDLFFDREDEVRTFECMSRHGHGPRLLGRFPNGRVEEFIHARTFSAADLRDPEISAIIASKLKEFHNLDMPGSKSVLIWERLRNWLKTAKSLCSSDEAKEFCLDSMEEEITALENDFSGERECIGFCHNDLQYGNIMIDEENKLLTIIDYEYASFNPVAYDIANHFCEMAADYHSEKPHVLDYTKYPDTDERKQFVQTYLSSSGEESDAEEVENLIKSIEKYTLASHLVWGLWGIISEHVNDIDFDYKEYARQRFEQYWLKKTTVLTAQTAE comes from the exons ATGGCGCCGAAGGAGAGCGAGCAGAGTCCGGCCGaggcggcgcccgcgccggctgAGCGGAGCATCCCGGAGGaggcgcggctgctgctgcgcgaGCTGGCGGCGGAGTGGGAGGACGTGGCCGGCTGCGGCCGGGAGCCGGAGGTGGTGCCGCTCAAGGGCGCCATGACCAACGAGGTGTACCAGGCGCGGtggcccgccggcggcgaggagagggaggcgcGGACGGTGCTGGTGCGGGTGTACGGGGAGGGCGTCGACCTGTTCTTCGACAGGGAGGACGAGGTGCGCACGTTCGAGTGCATGTCGCGGCACGGCCACGGACCGCGACTCCTCGGCCGCTTCCCCAACGGCCGCGTCGAGGAGTTCATCCACGCCAGG ACATTTTCAGCTGCTGACCTGCGTGATCCGGAGATTTCAGCTATTATAGCCTCCAAATTGAAGGAATTTCACAACCTTGACATGCCGGGTTCAAAATCTGTGCTCATTTGGGAAAGATTAAG GAACTGGCTCAAAACTGCCAAGAGCTTGTGCTCCTCTGATGAAGCCAAAGAGTTCTGCTTGGATAGCATGGAGGAGGAGATTACTGCATTGGAGAATGATTTTTCAGGGGAACGTGAGTGCATAGGATTTTGCCATAACGATCTCCAGTATGGAAATATCATGATTGATGAAGAGAACAAATTGCTGACCATCATT GATTACGAGTATGCAAGTTTTAACCCAGTTGCCTATGACATCGCAAACCATTTCTGTGAGATGGCTGCGGACTACCATTCAGAAAAGCCGCATGTACTGGACTACACTAAATATCCAG ATACCGATGAGCGGAAGCAATTTGTGCAGACATACTTGAGCTCATCAG GTGAAGAATCTGACGCGGAGGAGGTAGAAAATCTGATCAAAAGCATTGAGAAGTACACCCTTGCCAGCCATCTAGTTTGGGGCCTCTGGGGAATAATTTCG GAGCATGTCAATGATATCGACTTCGACTACAAGGAGTACGCGAGGCAAAGGTTCGAGCAGTACTGGCTGAAGAAGACAACGGTCCTAACTGCTCAGACTGCTGAATAG
- the LOC120698013 gene encoding glucan endo-1,3-beta-glucosidase 8-like, protein MARRPAAVALAVALLLLLLPAPVAAAAAAAVGVNWGTMMSHPIHPSAVVEMLRANGVDRVKLFDADPWTVAALAGSGVQAMLAAPNDQLESLTRDPRRARDWVRHNVTANLNAGVDVRYVAVGNEPFLKSYNGSFINITFPALKNMQKALNEAGFGQRIKVVVPLNADIYSSPENKPVPSAGSFRKDINDLMVDIVNFLHANNAPFVVNIYPFLSLYQNPNFPLNFSFFDGATKPVYDQGMVYANVFDANFDTLVWSLRKAGVPDMRIIVGEVGWPTDGNKNANVKYAQRFYSGFLKKMAKNVGTPLRPGHMEVYLFALIDENQKSVLPGRFERHWGLFTYDGKPKFSIDLRGNGKVNYLAEVKGVQYLPSQWCVFNKDAKDKYKDLPASVNYACSNADCTPLGYGSSCNGLSHDGNISYAFNIYFQTMDQDVRACSFGGLAKITTTNASQGGCLFPVQILSVSGRVVPLIFLHLSLVLLVSVFTLL, encoded by the exons AtggcgcgccgccccgccgccgtcgccttggCCGTGGCCCTGCTCCTTCTCCTGCTCCCTGCTcccgtggcagcggcggcggcggcggccgtgggggtGAACTGGGGCACGATGATgtcgcaccccatccacccgtCCGCGGTGGTCGAGATGCTGCGCGCCAACGGCGTCGACCGGGTGAAGCTCTTCGACGCCGACCCCTGGACggtcgccgcgctcgccgggtCGGGCGTCCAggccatgctcgccgcgccCAACGACCAGCTCGAGTCGCTCACCCGcgacccgcgccgcgcgcgcgactGGGTGCGCCACAACGTCACCGCCAACCTCAACGCCGGCGTCGACGTCAG GTATGTGGCTGTTGGCAATGAACCTTTTCTGAAGAGCTACAATGGCAGCTTCATCAACATTACCTTTCCTGCACTCAAGAATATGCAGAAAGCTCTAAATGAGGCTGGCTTTGGTCAACGCATCAAGGTAGTTGTGCCGCTCAATGCTGATATCTACAGCTCCCCTGAGAACAAACCAGTGCCATCTGCTGGGAGTTTTCGCAAGGATATCAATGACCTCATGGTTGACATTGTTAATTTCCTCCATGCGAATAATGCACCATTTGTGGTTAACATCTACCCATTTCTCAGCCTGTACCAGAATCCCAACTTCCCGCTGAACTTCTCCTTCTTTGATGGTGCTACCAAGCCAGTGTATGATCAAGGAATGGTCTACGCCAATGTGTTTGATGCCAACTTTGACACTCTTGTCTGGTCATTAAGGAAAGCCGGTGTGCCCGATATGAGAATCATTGTTGGTGAAGTTGGCTGGCCAACAGATGGCAATAAGAATGCTAACGTAAAATATGCACAGAGGTTCTATAGTGGTTttctgaagaagatggccaaaAATGTTGGGACACCTTTGAGACCTGGTCACATGGAAGTTTACCTATTTGCATTGATTGATGAGAACCAGAAGAGTGTTCTGCCTGGACGATTTGAGCGTCACTGGGGACTGTTCACATATGATGGAAAACCAAAGTTCTCTATAGATCTCAGGGGAAATGGCAAGGTCAATTATCTGGCTGAAGTGAAAGGGGTGCAGTATTTGCCATCACAGTGGTGTGTATTCAACAAGGATGCAAAGGATAAGTACAAAGATCTGCCAGCCTCTGTAAACTATGCATGCTCAAATGCAGATTGTACACCACTGGGGTATGGGTCCTCGTGCAATGGTCTCAGCCATGATGGGAACATATCATATGCGTTCAACATCTATTTCCAGACGATGGATCAGGATGTCAGAGCCTGTTCTTTTGGAGGCCTTGCAAAGATCACAACGACAAACGCTTCACAAGGAGGGTGCTTGTTTCCAGTACAGATTCTGAGCGTTTCAGGAAGAGTGGTGCCACTGATATTTTTGCATCTATCCTTGGTTCTGTTAGTCTCTGTATTCACTCTACTATAG
- the LOC120698011 gene encoding tRNA(His) guanylyltransferase 1-like produces the protein MANSEYEYVKREFEFDRRLPPSNWIVVRIDGCHFHRFSKIHAFEKPNDENALRLMYTCATAILEKFPDIVFAYGVSDEYSFVFREETEFYHRRESKILSLCVSYFTSVYVMKWKDFFPNKELKEPPYFDARAVCYPNLKTIHDYLAWRQVDCHINNQYNTCFWALVKSGKSEQAAQLALKGTFAKDKNELLAQQFQINYDDEPAIFRKGSSVCREKVETTVKIDDYGTPIKRSRLKVTVAHVDIIGPEFWENHQYILRESKFMHEFVKKFGIDRVLPPCNWIVVRISGCQFDQFSIIHSLDKPNDETALRLMSASASLMMEQYPDIVFGYGFSNEYSFVFHEKTELYQRQESLILSSCSSYFTSCYVTKWKEFFPHKELMQTPRFEAEALCYPKLKIICEYLSWRQAECHAGNQYNTCFWMLVKSGKSEAEAHEILKGTLSKDKNELLFQQFQMNYNNEPAMFRKGSCIYRRKVEELAEAEGGDNGTAREQWDVKVDHVDLGPGFWRKHPWIMTNCN, from the exons ATGGCCAACAGCGAGTATGAGTACGTGAAGAGGGAATTCGAGTTCGATCGCCGTCTCCCGCCCTCGAACTGGATCGTGGTCCGCATCGACGGCTGCCACTTCCACCG GTTCTCAAAGATTCACGCTTTTGAGAAACCGAACGATGAGAATGCTCTAAGATTGATGTACACTTGTGCCACTGCTATTCTTGAGAAATTCCCTGACATAGTCTTTGCTTATGGTGTTAGTGATGAGTACAG CTTTGTTTTCAGAGAGGAAACAGAATTTTATCACAGGCGAGAGAG CAAAATTCTTTCATTATGTGTTTCCTACTTCACTTCTGTGTACGTAATGAAGTGGAAAGACTTCTTTCCTAACAAAGAGTTGAAGGAGCCACCATATTTTGATGCACGGGCTGTATGTTACCCAAATTTGAAGACTATTCATGATTATTTGGCTTGGAGACAAGTGGACT GTCATATAAATAATCAATACAATACCTGCTTCTGGGCGTTGGTGAAATCTGGAAAAAGTGAACAAGCAGCTCAGCTAGCATTGAAG GGAACATTTGCAAAGGACAAGAATGAGCTCCTTGCTCAACAATTCCAAATAAATTATGATGATGAACCAGCTATATTCCGCAAAGGATCTAGTGTTTGCCGAGAGAAG GTGGAAACAACAGTGAAGATTGATGACTATGGGACTCCAATAAAAAGATCACGATTGAAAGTTACAGTAGCACATGTCGATATCATAGGGCCTGAGTTTTGGGAAAATCATCAATACATTCTTCGAGAAA GCAAATTCATGCATGAGTTCGTGAAGAAGTTTGGCATCGACCGCGTTCTTCCACCTTGTAATTGGATTGTCGTCCGCATTAGTGGCTGCCAATTTGATCA ATTCTCAATAATTCATTCACTTGACAAGCCAAATGACGAGACTGCTCTAAGACTGATGAGTGCATCTGCATCTTTGATGATGGAGCAATACCCTGACATTGTATTTGGCTATGGTTTTAGCAACGAGTATAG TTTTGTGTTCCATGAGAAGACTGAACTATATCAGAGACAGGAGAG CTTAATCCTTTCATCATGCTCTTCATATTTCACTTCTTGTTACGTGACAAAATGGAAAGAGTTTTTCCCCCACAAGGAATTAATGCAGACACCACGTTTTGAGGCAGAAGCTCTGTGTTACCCAAAATTAAAGATAATATGTGAATACTTGTCATGGAGGCAAGCGGAGT GCCATGCTGGCAACCAATACAATACATGCTTCTGGATGCTAGTGAAATCTGGAAAAAGTGAAGCAGAAGCTCATGAGATATTGAAG GGAACATTATCTAAAGATAAAAATGAGTTGCTATTTCAGCAATTCCAGATGAACTACAACAATGAACCTGCTATGTTCCGAAAGGGTTCATGTATTTATCGGCGAAAG GTGGAAGAACTTGCGGAGGCAGAGGGTGGCGACAATGGCACCGCAAGAGAACAGTGGGATGTGAAAGTGGACCACGTTGACCTGGGACCTGGATTTTGGCGAAAGCACCCTTGGATAATGACTAATTGCAATTAG